The Neoarius graeffei isolate fNeoGra1 chromosome 10, fNeoGra1.pri, whole genome shotgun sequence genome has a segment encoding these proteins:
- the LOC132892765 gene encoding H-2 class II histocompatibility antigen, E-S beta chain-like, with amino-acid sequence MSELLRILLLLLPAILHTANGNSHAIESWCFWSSDGLSDMEYIRSYTFNKINYVEYNSTLGKYVGYTEIGIKNAERWNNNTAELQTRKANVDRFCKNNAQNYYSAVLSKAVEPQVEVTLVKKSDGTHPARLMCSAYSFYPPNIEVTWLRNGKEIEGGVTSTEEMADGDWYYQIHSHLEYMPESGEEISCVVQHASFQKPMVYKWDPSMSEPDKSKIAIGASGLVLGIVLSAAGFIYYRKKCSGQWKIAGNLQTETCIRTSVYLLLKLKCY; translated from the exons ATGTCGGAGCTGCTGAGAATACTGCTCCTCTTACTGCCTGCCATCCTGCACACAGCAA ATGGAAATTCACACGCAATAGAATCTTGGTGCTTCTGGAGCTCTGATGGTCTCAGTGACATGGAGTACATAAGGTCTTACACCTTCAATAAGATCAACTACGTAGAGTATAACAGCACTCTGGGGAAGTATGTGGGATACACTGAAATAGGCATCAAAAACGCAGAGAGATGGAACAATAACACTGCAGAGCtgcaaacacggaaagccaatgtGGATCGTTTCTGTAAGAACAATGCTCAGAATTACTACAGCGCCGTCCTCAGTAAAGCAG TTGAGCCCCAGGTTGAGGTCACTTTGGTAAAGAAGTCAGATGGCACTCACCCAGCCAGGCTGATGTGCAGCGCTTACAGCTTTTACCCCCCAAACATTGAGGTGACCTGGCTGAGAAACGGGAAAGAGATTGAGGGAGGTGTAACGTCCACTGAGGAGATGGCTGATGGAGACTGGTACTATCAGATCCACTCACATCTGGAGTACATGCCTGAATCTGGAGAGGAGATCTCCTGTGTGGTGCAACACGCCAGCTTCCAAAAGCCCATGGTCTATAAGTGGG ATCCCTCGATGTCTGAACCTGATAAGAGTAAGATTGCTATCGGGGCTTCAGGGCTGGTGTTGGGGATCGTGCTTTCAGCTGCTGGATTCATCTACTACAGGAAGAAATGCTCAGGTCAGTGGAAGATTGCAGGAAATCTACAAACAGAAACGTGTATTAGGACATCTGTGTATTTGTTATTAAAATTGAAGTGCTATTAA